TCTAGAGCTTCACATGACAGCTCTAATGTTTGCCAACTACAATCAATCCAATCTTCCACTGTGCCTGTCACAAGTTGTACAATGAGTTCAATGCTTGAACCAACTCTTGCAATCAGATTGCCCTAAAAAACTAATAACATGGTATTAAACAGCCTCTGAAACTTAAATGGGCTTTAATTATATACAGCCCTTAGAGCACATCTTAAGTTCCTCAAATATACTAAAATCCAGTACAATATCCTGATGTGATGGACAAAAAGAGTAGAAAAAAAAGATACCATTGTCTACAAAGAATCTCTCAAAATAACACAAGAAGACACCAGTAAATTTATTTACAGAGATtgcaaagtacaccatcttGAGAAATTAATAGCCCAAGATGAATAACATTCACAACTGCCTTCTGTATAGCTCCATCACTCCCCATCtcggccaaaaaaaaaaccctgttcaTCCCAAGTGCACCTTTGGAGACAAAACTAAGAACCATGGGGAAGTGGAGGAGATTCTAATGATGTTACCAAAATGGGTCGGCATAAATTTTCAAAGGAATCTTTGAAAATTCCTCTTTACAGCTTCTCTCTAAGGGATCTGCACCCTAAGGACATAACAAAAATTGGAGGAGCTTCCCAACCTAGCAAAGCTTCatgtcaaaaaaacaaaaacaatgtaGTCGGCAGTGACAAAGGAAATGAGAAAGAGATAGCCACTGAACAAACAAATATCAGTTGGTTTTCTTCTGGTTCAGTTGGAACAGGATTGGAGAGAATAAATCTTTTTGCCATAGCTACATACACAAACTTCCACTAATAATCTGTGTTTACATCTCTAACAATCCTTTTGAACTTCTAGTAACCCTACTAGCAATCTCAACCCTTCAAATAATATGGTCTCATCCAACGTGATAGCTCAGCAAAAAAAGAAGCTTAAAAAGACTAACTGTCTAACTTAATTCTACAGTGCCAGAATCAAAATGCTTCAGTAACATGAATGGTGCCGCCCCCTTTGTATCAAAATGGCATAACAACCCTCAATTACGTAAGAGTGAGTAAGAACTAAGAACTGGACCCCACTATTTAAACTGTTGCAGAATTCTGAAAGTAAAACTACAACGGAACTCAGAAAGAATAGAATGCACATAACTAATGGTCACATACAAATCACAATAGAATGGATGTCCAATTCAGACAAACATGCTCCTGCATGATAACCCCAATGCCACCATCCACCAAAAAGTGGCTGGATTCAGAGATGTATCTGACGCAAAATCTATTCACTGTTGAATTTAATCTTCACTATTTGAAGTCAAATGCCAGTCTTAGCTAAACCAGATGTTTCAATGGCCCTACGTAATTCAACCCTAAATCCCCTTATAAAGGTTTTGCAATAAAAAACAACTGGTCTATCGCTTTTTGGAGTCATAAATTTGAAAGAGGTGTTTCAGACAGGAGTTCCAATTATTACTCCAAGGATGTACAGTAAACAACTGCTTTTTCCAAAAGCATCGCGCTAGGTATGTGTATGGCTTTAAGTCCTGAACATGCTTACGCCCAAATCCCTAATGAACAGGCACAAAGCTACACATAATTTGTGACATAATAAACGTTTACTACTTTTACTTTGATGATTCACTTTTAGAAACATATTTTAGCATGAGATTTCAGGTTACAGATGAGGCAAATCCAAGACAGGTCTAAAACTCATCCATGTCAAATAAGTGCACTCAGAGGATCATTAGTAAATATGTGGTCATAGATATTTCTTATTCAAGTCATCCAAGTCTCATtaactcttctctcttttctgcAGTAACCTATACAAAAATAGGCAAGAGAATTTCTAGTTTCACATATGCATCAAGATGTAACAACTAATAATTAAATATGCAAATAAACATTTGACATTGCAGCACTCCACATATGATCACTAAGTTAGAAAAAGTGTTCCACAGGGACTAAGAGAGACATATATTTCTGACAAAGAATTCCAAGAGGGATCTTATTCTACCATTACAATGacattttcagttttttttttgccctatCCAATTACCTAATAACTATCAGCAGAAAGCAATTTTCCAGTATGCATTTCAGAATGTATCCATGAGAAATTTATCAACAATTATCAACCCTAAGAAACTTCAGTGCCAGAGTTGAAGAACAGTTACTATCATATTTTTGCTGAAGGGCTCTGAAACGCTCAATTAAGTGAGAGCCAACATCTGCACAATGGGCTTGCCGCTTTTCCTTGTCAAGTACCCTAAGTACTGCAAGTCCACCAGAAGAACATACAGGGTTCCCACCAAAAGTGTTGAACTGAAGTTTTTCAGCCAAAACATTTGCGATTTCTGGAGTTGTCACAACAGCTCCCAATGGTAAACCATTGCCAATGCCCTGTTAAGTGCAACAGTATATGTAAAAGAATGACAAATATCTGCAGTTGTTGATAACTAAAAGTAAAAATCTAATGTACCTAAAAACAGACCATTGACGCATAAATATGAAACAAACAATGAAAAcgtgtccctttttttttttttcttttttttttttttttggggggggggggggggtcacaTACGAAATTATGGAGCCAATGGAAGAGACCTTAGCCATAGTCACTATGTCGGGAAGTACACTTTGGGTTTCAAATCCCCAGTAGTGGCTTCCTGTTCTACCAAACCCTGTTTGCACTTCATCAGCGATGCATACGCCACCTGCCTTGTGTACAATATCATACACTCGTTTCAAATATCCAGGGGCCAATTCAACTGCTCCTCCAATTCCCTAGAAATTGTCAAAATGTAGAAATTGCACTAAGAATATAACAGAAGTCCAAGTCTAGATGGGCAACAAACATTAAACCTCCACCTCATCCTATAACTTATCTAGCCAAACCTGAATGGTCTCTGCAACAAAACCAGCAACTTTTCCTGAAGTACCAAAGTCAATGTGATCTTGTACATCTTTGGCATAAGAACTGGCATCGGAGCCAAAGACCCCGTGATATGGATCTGGACTCATAACATGATGAATTTCACCCTGTAAAAGTTTCACAGCAAGTATTGGAGAGATAGAAATATAAATGGATGACTTTTCAAAGTGCAAAGAGTCTTTTGCAAAAAGAATCCAAAGGGATAATGGATCAGAACaagatgaaaaaagaaagaaggggggggggggggtgtgacaTATATGACTCAAAGAAAATGAACCCTTTGGAAATCAGAGTAACAAAAACATTGAGAACAGAAATGTACAGGCCTATGAAATTATGACATACATTACCAAAAAATTGCAAGCCAATAATGATGCTGGCATGGTATATCTATTGGTTGGGCAGTCAATGTGGAAAATTATAAAACAAGCAAATGATGGCATctcatctatatatatataacatgcATGCAATCCAAAGAATGTGATGAAATAAGCTAGAAAAATCGGATAGGACAAAAATGGGCAAAACTTTTGAGTCCAGGAACAGGCCAGGTAGAACTGACATCTCATCTGGCACAAACAGGACAATGGTAGGTCTGATGTAAAAAAATGCAGAGCTTATTGGTGGGACTGCAGAACAGGATTGATCCAGTATTCAGCCTTCAATACTCCGAAAGATGGTCAAGGGAATTTCTACCAAAATCCAAAGCCTTCAAGAATGTACACAAATAATCTGAAGCTTTAGTAGATACACAAACCTGTGGAATTGGGTACTTCCAAGTGTTTAGAGCCGTCAGACCAATTGTCCCAGAACTGCCACCATGATATGCATTTCTCAGGGCAATCATACCAAGATTACCACTATACAGCCGAGCCATCAACATTGCTAATTCATTTGCCTCAGATCCGGAATTGACAAAATATACAACCTGCATTTTTTCAGGCTTAACTATTAGTAACAcaaactcttcttcttgaaacATAATATATCCCTTAGTACAACTAAGCCCACACTCTGGTTGCTGAATTCAAAATAAGTTTTAAGGCAACCAGAAGGCAACAGAAAAATATGGAAGAATCTGTAATTTGTAACTATTAAACTGTCTTCTCTTCTTTACTGCTAAATTCTTAGCTATTGCTTCAAAGAGATACAAGTTACCTTTGATCAAACTTTATACCAGTCTATATAGATAAATAAACTTTCTAAAAGGCAGTCAACATGCATTGATCAGGCTACATCAGGATACCAATATGATAAGAAAATAACATGACAGTAGCTTTCGCTCATTTTGAGTGATTCTTAAGTGATCTAACACTTAAAATAACCATATTTGTTTCATTACAAAAAAAGCCTAAATAATCAGTATTTTAAGTTTCCACTAAGATAAAATAGTGTGCAGAGGCATGAAGTTCCACATGTTGTGAACACTATATGGTGTAATGAAAAAGGGATTCAAGGCAACAGCTCATTTGTCCATAACTGACAAGTTCATTCATTTAACTTGTCTATAAAACCTTCTGGCTCTTTGTGCATGCCATGAAAGAGGAACTGTAGTACTGTTGAATAAATCTTTTCTATCTCCCAAGTTCCAGTTCAGGTTCtaacacaaattttttttttaatcaaagtCAAACGACAAAAGAACCACAATATTAAAGCTTATATTTACCATTGAGCAccaacatatataaaaatatcaaaAGAATGAACCTTTAGGTTTCCAGGCATTTTCGATGCTAATGCCTCTGCATAATCAGCTATTGCATGGTGCAAATAGAGGGTTGTAGCATGCTGAAGAAGCTTGTTTTGTTCCACAATAGCATTCACAACTTCAGGGTGGCAATGTCCACAAGACACTGTGACTATTCCAGCAAACGCATCAAGATAACGCTTGCCATTCTCATCAAATAAATACTGCATTTTTCCTTCAACAATATTCagctggaagaaaaaaaaaatcagaacaaaAATCATTTTCTAAAATGAAAACCTATACAGATGAAAGCacaaaagaataataagaaaatgCAGAACCATAATTCATATCCCCCTGTCCTAATACAGATAGTAGCAATTTAAAGCTAAAGATCCAAAGAACGAAAGAGATCAGCACTCAAGAGCAGGCAAGGAAAAAGTAGATACATCGGAATATTTCACATTCGTCTCAGTGAAAAATTTTGCTACGGCAAACTTATCGTCCTCTCAGTAGATATGCAAAGAAACCTTGATGGTTACATGAAAACCCATTTtatcactaaaaaaaaatacaacaaaaatcCACATCCTAGTACTCGATCAGAAGAcggtttgaaatttttttggcaGTATAAAAACTATCTGTGATCTTGGGCgaccaaaaaacaaattaacaaaaCAATGAGTAATCCAGAACCCTAACACCAGAGATTTTATGAACTTCCACTCTTCCAGAGATCGATAAGGACGAAGCAACGTGAGAAGGACTTACAGGCTTCTGATAGTAATAGAACAGAGAAGGACCAAGATACTTTTTTCGTTTCTGAAGAACTTCGTCTGCTAGAGGTCCTTTGTAAGGCTTCGGTTCGTAATCGCAGGAAGGAAGCGTAGGAGCAGATATTGAAGAAAAGCTACGTAATAACAAAGGTCGAAGCTTCTCCTTCGTTTCATAGCTTCGCTTTAAGAGATATCTCTGCAATGCCATCGTCGATCGCCGGAGAAAAATATTTGTTAGAATTATCCGATTGTTCTCCAATATGGCCTCTTCCCTGTAAAACTAATTCGACACAGAGGTCTGCCACTGCACTCTAAAGCAGAGCTTTCTATATAGAGTTTAGTAACTTCAGAAATCTGCTTGGTTGCCAGTTGCCACCATTTGAATGGGATTTTAAGGAAACTGATGACGTGTACTTCGTTGCTAAGCTGGTATCACGGAAAGATTCCATATGGCGAGTTTAGTATTGGTAATGTTTTGACGGATTGACGTGGAGTCGTGATCTCTTTTTCTTCAGTTATTGCTCATACGTGGAGTAGGACGGACCTCCAACTCCAACGGCACTCCAATTAGGGCTGTGACGTGAAAGGTTCGTAATCCAGGTATCGGATTCGGGATCGGTCAAGGCCGATactgatccgataccgatatggATCGGTCATAATCGTTTTAAATCAGTCAAAAATACCTAAATCAAGGTTTTATAGGATCGGTTACTGTATCGgtaaagaaaaatattaaagaatttaaaaaagaaatttaaacacgATTTTAGGGAATGAAATCTTTTCATAATAGATTTCTAGTCCAAAAGGGTAAGATCCCCCCTTTCACTCCCGAATTTGAGGTTAAATCCTTAACCACCTTAAGTAAATCAATGTTTAATTGgaaataaaatatttccttaATCAATTCCCTAGTGAAAAACGATAAGATCCCCCTCTTTCTCAcgaatttgaaaccctaaatctgTGAATCACAACTTAAAAGACTCGGGATCAAGAAtaaatatgggttttaaaacccaaaaaacaggCATGTATCGGATTGAATGGGCCGATCCAACCGAGTTAGACGATCTAGAAAACGATTCAGTTAAACCTTGTTTGATCGGTCTAATCTCGGGATCGACCTCGAGGTCCttgaccgataccgatccgatccaagattacgaaccatggtcACCTGTCAATCCAGAATCGtataaaaagggcataccccGGTTAGGTCTCAAAGGTTCTTAATGTATTTAGCCTTACCCCTGTGTTTGCAAAAATTATGCATGGGACACCGTATAATGTGAAAGGATCTAGATGATCACCGTCTTCCCGATGATACCTGTGGGAAAGAATCTAGATGACACCAATGACTTTATCTTCTAATAAGTATCTACTATCTCGAACTTAAGGCcggatttggtatgatttctatttcaattttagattgatttcatgaaatggTCAATAAATAGCTTTTTagtcaaaaaattaaaattgttttgattgtaCCATTGTatcaaaatgaaatatttcaagaataaaaaaaatccttttgatggtggtagtgtgGCAATGGTAGTGGTGACAGTGGTGGTAGTAGTGGCActggtggggtggtggtggcaatgatGGCGGTGGAGTGGTGGTGGTAGCATGTTAGAGTTGAGATCattaggaaaagaagaagggtgatgttttatttttaataggatcatgtgctcattaaagaacaAGACTACAAGagtgaaataaaatgaaatagaatTCTCAAACAATTCcccagctatttcagaatttatatttcactgaaatattgtgcaaaaatcaaaccaaataatttttgaaatagaaatcatattaaGTCAGGCCTCAGACCTCCTGTGAGTATGAGTTTACTGCACCACGCTTCACCAACTGCACTAGTCATTACCATTAGTCATAGAAACGTCCAAAATTTGGGGATAATTTGGCACAACCTGAGGTAAACGTGGACCCCGCCCCCACACCTAGTTTGTTGATTTTGGTACgagttttaattatgtgatttATTCATCTCAAGTCAATATATCCATCTTGTCTTGACCCTACCTCCATGACGTGGAATAGAGCTCTGATCTTTCATTGGTGGCCCCTTGATATAACATTCATGATCCTTTCAATCTCTATCCCCATCTTCCCCTGAGAAGATTGCATTATCTGGATCGGTACCTCCATCGAGGActattatcacctccaattctgacaccctccaattcccctccaatccctcacatgggagctgaaatgaccacttacccattgcttggacacacttcccaaggtagtgggtaagtggtcatttcactcccatgtgagggattggagggaattggagggtgtcaaaattggaggagataaaaagTCCCTCCACCGACCCCCACACCTAGTTTGTTGATTTTGGTATGAGTTTTAAATTATGTGATTTATTCATCTCAAGTCAATATGTCCATCTTGTCTAGACCCTACCTCCATGACATGGAATAGAGCTCTGATCTTTCATTGGTGACCCCTTGATATAACATTCAGGATCCTTTCAATCTCTATCCCCATCTTCCCCCGAGAAGATCGCATTATCTGGATTAGTACCTCCACCGACAATTTCACAATGGCCTCAACCTATCACATTGCTATTGGTGGCAACCATCAAGCTCAAAGTAAGGTTTGACTAAAAGTGTGGCATCTCCCTATAACTCCAAAAAGTCAGCATCTAATATGAAAAATTCTCCATCACAAGTTGCCGCTGTCGGATCTTTTGAATCTCTGAGGGTTCAACCTCAACCCTTTCTGTCATATTTGCCTaatttgttagggtttagggtttaagcacaaggttgcttaaagcattacaccctgataTCAGTTTGGAATACGCATGCTTGCCTCCAaattagtatatataggaaaactagggtttaggtcggatgggctaattactagattgccctcAGCGGCTGgacattaatacaagtaggattatattagaacatataaagggatattacataaatacccttacataatTCAAGAGCAGGAGGACAATCATTTGTTTCTAAACTGCCCGATTGTCAGAAATATATGGCACAATCTTGGTCTCCTTGATCTCTTCCCAACCCAAGAGATCTCATCGGGAATCATATCAGCTTTAGAGTGTTCAAGCTCCACTAATAGGGAAAATAAGTTCAAGGCAAGTCTATTTTGCAGCATTCTCTGGTTTCTATGTAATGGCTATTGGGATCTGATTTTCAGAAGTGCTCCATTCAATTCTAATGCCATTATTTTGAGAGCCATCTCTAGCGCCAATGACCAAATACATAATTGTCATGTGCCTCCCATGCCCCCAATAAGACTCATTAAATGGATTGCCACCTTGATGGTTTTGTGAAATTCAACGTAGATGTCGTCAGTCACGGCAATCTGGATAGCGCTGGCATCGGAGGGGTCTGTAGAGATCACAACTCAGTCTTCTTATGCTGCTTTGCTAAGGGAATTGGGTGGAATTATGCTCTAGTTGCAAAGACTTTAGCAATTCGACGAGCTTTGGTAATTGCTGGCAGTATGGGCATTAAAAAGTTGATCATTGAAAGTGATAATATGTTGGTTGTTAATCTGCTCAAGGACGCCAAGAAAGCACCCCCTTGGAGGATCGCTTCCATCATTGAAGACTGTCGCATCTACTCTCAGGCGTTCGATTGCATCCTTTACCATCATTCTCTTAGAGAAGCTAACTCTGTTGCTAACTGCTTAGCTTCTTTAGGAACCAATGCTCAATAGGATTATTCTTGGTTTTTTCAAAACTCAGGATTGTATTTCTTTGTCCTTGTTCCAGCGTTAATAAACTttctttatataaaaaaaaaagagatagtgATCAAAGCAACGGAGGTTATGATGATCTTCCTCCACACAACGAGACTTCACATTATGGAGAGAGTAATAAGAAGAACCCAATTAAGGAATgagtaaatatcatccccctcctcTCTAAGTAATCATTATATTAAACCCCTCTcgtacttttgaaagattctatcaaccgtaccctaagtggGTTAAAACAATAGTTCAAAAGACGATATTATCATTTTACAACAGTTGAGTTGAATATCGGTTTATTAGGATAAAAGTATAAACCAATGCACTGGTTTGGACCATTCCACTTGCACCAAACCAACCGACCAAACCAGATTTCCAAAAAGCACAAACAAAACcatatttcctttgtttatacCATAGTTTCTCGATTTAGATCCTCTGCTACTACccccatcgtcttcttcttctcaaacaCTCATCCCCCACatccaatttcttcttcctctcttcttctaacGTACCAATGAACTGAATAGGGTTCCTCACCAAGAGATTCACGATGAGCAGAGGACAGATTTGTGGAAACTACCCAGTCCATCTGCTTCCTCACACACTGAACCATCCAAAATCCCCTTCCTCTCGTCTTCTTCCCTCAATGAACTGAACTCACGTTTTCTTCCAGGCCTTTGGTTCCATTTGTAACGAGGTTCAGAGTGGTAGAAGCCGTGGAAATTGGAGTTTGAAGGGCAAAACcctattttaaaaaacaaagagattcACGATGGAGAAACGAAACTGGGTCTGCAGATtccgtcttcttcctctcacacATTGAACCATCCAAAGTCCCCTTCCTCTCGTCTTCTTCTCTCAATGAACTGAAAACTCGATGTGAACGTTGTTCATCCGGAGGCCTCTGGCTCCATTTGTGGCAAGATTCAGAGTGGCCCTAAGGTCGTGGAAATTGGAGTAATGAGGGGCAAATCATCTGCATCGGTGTCGAAGGCTAGAGATTTGGCAGATTCGATACGACACACCAATCAGAAttaaattgggaaaaaaaaagagttaaaaagGGAGAAATGCAGCTTCAAAGCTTGGCTTCACACCGATCAgaattaaattgaaaaaaaaaaaaggagttaaAAAGGGAGAAATGCAGCTTCAAAGCTTGGCTTCACAtcgatcaaaattttaaattttaaaaaaaaaacaagaattaaaAAGGGAGAAATGCAGCTTCAAAGCTTGGCTTCACACCGATTAgaattaaattgaaaaaaaaaaaaggagttaaAATGGGAGAAATGCAGCTTCGAAGCTTGGCTTCACAtcgatcaaaattttaaattta
The sequence above is a segment of the Telopea speciosissima isolate NSW1024214 ecotype Mountain lineage chromosome 7, Tspe_v1, whole genome shotgun sequence genome. Coding sequences within it:
- the LOC122667629 gene encoding alanine--glyoxylate aminotransferase 2 homolog 1, mitochondrial-like gives rise to the protein MALQRYLLKRSYETKEKLRPLLLRSFSSISAPTLPSCDYEPKPYKGPLADEVLQKRKKYLGPSLFYYYQKPLNIVEGKMQYLFDENGKRYLDAFAGIVTVSCGHCHPEVVNAIVEQNKLLQHATTLYLHHAIADYAEALASKMPGNLKVVYFVNSGSEANELAMLMARLYSGNLGMIALRNAYHGGSSGTIGLTALNTWKYPIPQGEIHHVMSPDPYHGVFGSDASSYAKDVQDHIDFGTSGKVAGFVAETIQGIGGAVELAPGYLKRVYDIVHKAGGVCIADEVQTGFGRTGSHYWGFETQSVLPDIVTMAKGIGNGLPLGAVVTTPEIANVLAEKLQFNTFGGNPVCSSGGLAVLRVLDKEKRQAHCADVGSHLIERFRALQQKYDIIGDVRGRGLMIGVELVTDKKEKTPAKAETTVLFEKLRELGVLVGKGGLHGNVFRIKPPMCFSKDDADFLVDALDYAMSKL
- the LOC122667399 gene encoding uncharacterized protein LOC122667399, with the translated sequence MDCHLDGFVKFNVDVVSHGNLDSAGIGGVCRDHNSVFLCCFAKGIGWNYALVAKTLAIRRALVIAGSMGIKKLIIESDNMLVVNLLKDAKKAPPWRIASIIEDCRIYSQAFDCILYHHSLREANSVANCLASLGTNAQ